The nucleotide sequence TAATCATCGATCCTTACATCATTGTGCTTTATTAATTGCTTCTCAATCTTTTTAGCACTTGGTGTTTTTAATTCCCGCTGCATGAGTGTGGTATGTTTAATAAGAAAGCGCAAAAATAATATTTAAATGCAATTGACCTGTTTAAATGTGTTGTTTATCCATTTTAATATTGTCCACCCCCTTAAAGTATCCCAAAGAATAACTGTAGTCTTAAATTCCAATATATCCCGATCATTTTAGTAATTTTGGCTTTAGAATTTTTTAAATCTATAATTATGTTTGGAGATATGATGGGCATGTTGGGAAAATTAAAGGAAACCCAAGAAAAAGTAAAGGCCACCAAAGAAAGAATGAATACTGTAATACTTGACGAGCAATCTCCTGATCAATTGCTGAAGGTAAGTATAACGGCCAATAGAACAATTAAATCCATTGCTATAGACGATAGTCTTTTACAGGACAAGGAACAACTGGAAGATTATTTGATCCTCACCCTTAACAAGGCTATAGAAAAGGCCACCACCATAAATGAGACCGAATTGGCCGCAGTCGCCAAGGAAGGAATGCCCAACATTCCTGGAATGGATTCGTTTTTAAAATAAATTTTAGTAAGTTTAGCAGAGCCTTTTTAATCAAAACTTGTAATAATGAGGAATTTTTTCTTACTACTTCTATTTCCATTTATTGTTAATGCACAAAATAATAGTGACGACATCAAGGAAAATGATTGGCTGACCGATTACGCCAATGCACAAGTAGTGGCAAAAAAAACCAACTCCAACATTCTTATGTACTTTACTGGTAGTGATTGGTGCTCGCCCTGTAAAGCCTTAAAAAAGGACCTTTTCGATACCAGTCAATTTAAGGAAGTGGCCAAGGACTATGTGCTATTATACGTGGATCTTCCAAGAAAGAAAGAACTTCTTAGTGCCAAGGAAATGCAACAGAACAAGGCCCTATTGTCCCAATGGAATAAAAAAGGCGTTTTTCCATTGATAAGCTTGGTCAACTCCGAAGAAAAAGAAGTGGCCTCACTCTCTGGTTACGGTTCCAAAGTAGATGTAGAAAAGTATTTGGATTTTCTTAAGAGGAACAGTAAAATGTAATTTTAACCCCTAGGAGCCCGTCTTTTTCAATATCTAAAGCCAGAATTTTATTCTGGCATAGCTACTTTTTTTGGCAATTGCCAAATACCATATTCCTGCCCATAAGAACCCATATTCCCTGTAACTAAAAAGGGGTATTCAC is from Arenibacter algicola and encodes:
- a CDS encoding thioredoxin family protein — encoded protein: MRNFFLLLLFPFIVNAQNNSDDIKENDWLTDYANAQVVAKKTNSNILMYFTGSDWCSPCKALKKDLFDTSQFKEVAKDYVLLYVDLPRKKELLSAKEMQQNKALLSQWNKKGVFPLISLVNSEEKEVASLSGYGSKVDVEKYLDFLKRNSKM
- a CDS encoding YbaB/EbfC family nucleoid-associated protein; the protein is MFGDMMGMLGKLKETQEKVKATKERMNTVILDEQSPDQLLKVSITANRTIKSIAIDDSLLQDKEQLEDYLILTLNKAIEKATTINETELAAVAKEGMPNIPGMDSFLK